A genomic stretch from Euwallacea fornicatus isolate EFF26 chromosome 10, ASM4011564v1, whole genome shotgun sequence includes:
- the LOC136341580 gene encoding DC-STAMP domain-containing protein 2-like — MAFVNLILTARTLKRQKKALIEEKLEAIKADEEQNHRKKFQFRHIGVDLKEAVKRFCKRIVSRGEGSCGYRTCYKLGHEGSCENYVLKSVLGFVAGVILTYFLYIVLIFQLNVELTSATLICSALGCVLTIGLAFSTRVRCIVLLALPQFFSKRGRQALLAYAFVLALAGPTRNIVNNMGILSESLACGQEQLKQAVKQIIDVVKKPFLAIKEAIKKVVKTVKEVVKKIKEILMKIKRIVMSIVRVIKSAFEFLGKIINICNKELGTPFERCTRVFDNAIADCNASLGPLFNWLCSLSYIVKAVCYIVKIFDYICMMVDFLSNSVVGVIIRKMKTFVRHIKTMFYVKIRFSHSFKYKTVSSKSVTQIAKEIVAEIKDRSRDIVAFFNFMTLASLLFFVYLIFEVAYYRFKYLTSERFDNVYITKYFRDIDQRRAKSNKETVLPLTRMEKTMYVSMRSESLSKTERRNLFKNTIKLMTVCVNLGTHMAADYSLYWMLSLISRHARYQSKVEAPNLPMAHVSGEGFLAMLLRAIVNAFQPIGLNLEIDTVPCLPIPIPPDLDRYIQIAITVGICWILTVLEPYGLRFRNYIMGYYHPLRAKQRTIWLYNHILRSRTTFLLLARRKLRRKFGTKSRENEISSKEWLRSQLRCVIFRICLGDDLQLTCLLCGQVFREKDKSNFVRCSTPQCPGLFCLECFEDLKNICPVCLSPAEYGDLDEFREEKDSSDDEPPPDKPRKKPQKCPKWLLCGTSKDDEEAPLCPKKDIGETSDEKLNKTDKEFLEEYEEKKEQVSGDESDSSTDYSYSYQYEVQKELLQLETIAWRDIEMQAMADEVTMEVFNEKQEFLSMDLDDQIRVPEGHTALISIDVTTSQEEAATDSALVDLQIIAEDNEDSECQCSSYSKRAEVTGVPRDYMYKKVYCTCSELEEPGSTISPRIKSECNFCKCSDVEDRSAVLAVTETEQELVEIVPMLDLSCLEQKCSCDNPVLSSRFSYVSYQEVCESYSGKSLESSSLLSSLENSPSEMQKTTKNVRTRDSTPDSPNSMDSYEFNKILRGKVRRCYQRSRIPCESRQSQQNEERSSIANMFKKLLPKRNKEKSYLPLHNRDLKELPQDPLQNYNKRDWNPLAEDIDDSPAYPLDSSSGSGEDQALLGENRIRGGQCTSLMNNNRLGRQRPAKRIGSSDAKSELIFRARPKLKDFSTLTLPSKPKSVNSKEFISQVLFNIEEMKSNNSMPADGENRLI; from the exons ATGGCCTTCGTGAACCTCATACTTACTGCTCGAACACTGAAGAGACAGAAAAAGGCCCTGATTGAAGAAAAACTCGAAGCTATAAAAGCCGACGAAGAACAAAATCACAGGAAAAAGTTCCAGTTCAGACATATTGGAGTCGACTTAAAAGAAGCAGTGAAAAGATTCTGCAAGAGAATCGTCAGCCGAGGGGAGGGCTCGTGCGGCTACAGGACCTGCTACAAATTGGGGCATGAGGGCAGCTGCGAGAACTACGTCCTTAAAAGCGTCCTGGGCTTCGTCGCAGGGGTCATTCTCACCTACTTTTTGtatatagttttaatttttcagttaaacGTTGAGCTTACAAGTGCGACACTAATTTGCTCGGCCTTAGGGTGCGTTTTGACCATTGGTTTGGCTTTCAGCACTCGGGTTAG GTGCATTGTGTTGCTGGCTCTACCTCAGTTCTTCTCGAAAAGGGGCAGGCAAGCGTTATTAGCCTACGCCTTCGTGTTAGCTTTAGCTGGGCCCACTCGAAACATCGTTAATAATATGGGTATTCTCAGCGAGTCTTTGGCTTGTGGACAG GAACAATTAAAACAGGCCGTGAAACAAATAATTGACGTCGTTAAGAAGCCGTTTCTGGCCATCAAGGAAGCAATCAAGAAAGTGGTCAAAACAGTGAAAGAAGttgttaagaaaattaaagagattttgatgaaaatcaaGCGAATTGTCATGTCCATTG TTCGAGTAATCAAATCCGCCTTTGAGTTCCTTGGAAAAATCATCAATATCTGTAACAAAGAACTAGGGACCCCCTTCGAAAGATGCACCAGGGTCTTTGATAATGCTATAGCTGACTGCAATGCCTCCCTAGGGCCCCTGTTTAATTGGCTCTGTTCTTTGTCATACATAGTCAAAGCTGTTTGCTATATCGTAAAGATCTTCGACTATATTTGTATGATGGTGGACTTTCTTAGTAATTCTGTCGTTGGAGTCATCATTCGAA AAATGAAGACGTTTGTTCGTCACATCAAGACCATGTTCTACGTCAAAATCAGATTCTCCCATTCCTTCAAATACAAAACCGTATCCTCTAAAAGCGTCACCCAAATAGCCAAGGAGATTGTAGCTGAAATAAAAGATCGAAGCAGGGACATAGTGGCTTTCTTCAATTTCATGACATTAGCCAGCCTGCTTTTCTTCGTATATCTCATCTTCGA GGTGGCATATTACCGGTTCAAATACCTGACGAGTGAAAGATTCGACAATGTGTATATCACCAAATACTTCAGGGATATTGATCAAAGGAGAGCTAAATCTAACAAAGAAACTGTGCTACCATTAACAAGAATGGAGAAAACGATGTATGTCTCCATGAGGTCGGAGAGCCTCAGTAAAACTGAGAGGAGGAATTTGTTCAAGAATACTATCAAACTGATGACTGTTTGTGTGAATCTTGGAACTCACATGGCTGCTGATTATAGCTTATATTGGATGCTCTCTTTGATCTCCCGCCATGCCCGCTATCAGTCCAAAGTGGAAG CTCCCAACCTCCCAATGGCTCATGTATCTGGGGAAGGCTTCTTGGCAATGCTTTTACGAGCCATCGTCAATGCTTTCCAACCAATAGGGCTCAACCTCGAAATAGATACTGTACCATGTCTTCCAATCCCAATTCCTCCAGATTTAGATCGATACATTCAGATTG CAATCACCGTTGGAATTTGTTGGATTCTCACAGTACTAGAACCCTACGGATTAAGGTTCCGAAACTACATTATGGGGTACTACCATCCTCTCAGAGCAAAACAGCGCACCATTTGGCTATACAACCACATCCTCAGATCCAGGACCACTTTCCTTCTTTTGGCAAGACGCAAACTAAGGAGGAAGTTTGGAACGAAGAGTAGGGAGAATGAGATCAGCTCCAAGGAGTGGTTGAGATCGCAATTGAG ATGTGTCATATTTAGAATCTGTTTAGGTGATGATCTGCAGCTCACCTGCCTCCTCTGCGGACAAGTCTTCAGGGAGAAAGATAAATCCAACTTTGTGAGGTGTTCAACTCCACAATGTCCAGGGCTTTTTTGCCTCGAATGCTTCGAAGATTTGAAGAATATTTGTCCCGTGTGTTTGTCACCTGCAGAGTATGGAGATCTTGATGAATTCCGAGAGGAGAA GGACTCCTCCGACGATGAACCGCCTCCAGATAAACCTAGGAAAAAGCCTCAAAAATGCCCTAAATGGCTCCTCTGCGGGACGTCCAAGGATGATGAAGAGGCACCTTTATGCCCTAAAAAGGACATCGGTGAAACTTCAGatgagaaattaaataaaactgacAAGGAATTCCTGGAGGAGTACGAAGAAAAGAAAGAACAAGTATCAGGGGATGAAAGTGACAGTTCCACAGATTACTCCTATTCTTATCAATATGAAGTTCAAAAAGAACTGCTCCAATTAGAAACAATAGCATGGAGGGATATAGAAATGCAAGCAATGGCTGACGAGGTTACCATGGAGGTTTTCAACGAAAAACAAGAGTTCTTGAGCATGGATTTGGACGATCAAATACGAGTACCCGAAGGACATACCGCTCTCATTAGTATTGACGTCACAACTTCCCAAGAAGAAGCAGCTACAGATTCAGCTTTAGTAGATCTACAAATCATAGCAGAAGACAACGAAGATTCGGAATGTCAATGTTCCTCATATTCCAAACGAGCAGAGGTCACTGGGGTCCCCAGAGATTATATGTATAAGAAAGTTTATTGCACTTGCTCTGAACTGGAAGAACCTGGAAGCACCATATCGCCCAGAATCAAATCAGAGTGTAACTTTTGCAAATGCAGTGATGTGGAGGATCGATCAGCGGTTTTGGCTGTTACTGAGACAGAACAGGAATTAGTGGAGATTGTGCCTATGCTGGATTTGTCTTGTCTGGAGCAAAAATGTAGTTGTGATAATCCTGTTTTGAGTAGCAG ATTCAGCTATGTGAGCTACCAAGAAGTATGCGAATCTTACTCAGGAAAAAGTCTGGAGTCTTCGTCACTACTCTCCAGCTTGGAGAATTCCCCTTCAGAGATGCAGAAGACAACGAAGAATGTGAGGACTCGTGACAGTACTCCAGATTCTCCCAACTCAATGGACAGctatgaatttaataaaattctgaGAGGGAAAGTGAGAAGATGCTATCAGAGGAGTAGAATACCTTGTGAGAGTAGGCAGTCTCAGCAAAATGAGGAAAGATCCTCAATAGCAAATATGTTTAAGAAACTACTTCCCAAG cgcaataaagaaaaatcttaTCTTCCTCTGCATAATCGAGACCTAAAGGAACTTCCCCAGGATCCATTACAAAACTACAATAAGCGAGATTGGAACCCTCTGGCTGAAGACATAGACGATTCTCCCGCTTATCCCTTGGACTCTTCCAGTGGCAGTGGGGAGGATCAGGCGCTTCTGGGCGAAAACAGGATCAGAGGAGGGCAATGCACTTCCCTAATGAACAACAACCGCCTGGGGAGGCAGCGCCCAGCCAAACGAATCGGGTCTTCTGATGCAAAAAGTGAGTTGATTTTCAGAG CCCGGCCTAAATTGAAAGATTTCTCCACCTTAACTTTGCCTTCAAAACCCAAATCAGTAAACTCTAAAGAATTTATTTCGCAAGTTTTGTTTAACATTGAGGAGATGAAAAGTAACAATTCAATGCCAGCTGATGGTGAAAATCGACTGATTTAG
- the LOC136341569 gene encoding cysteine dioxygenase type 1 isoform X1: MSLMCFNNNDTQESNELFCEIKLSKYLGKSLPEIRSLEDVIRELNKIFNSDSVNVELVHYVIKSYKSNPVEWKKFAKFDRLRYTRNLVDDGNGKYNLMLLCWGEGQASGIHDHANSHCFMKMLQGSLEEIRYSWPQKEDSELEEIGRSRLNLNDLCYINDSLGLHRVANVSSYDTAISLHLYCPPYDRCTIFNEKNGKKAAAQVTFYSMFGKRNKKEPVQISAIPENS; encoded by the exons ATGTCTTTAATGTGCTTCAATAATAACGATACACAGGAGAGCAATGAgcttttttgtgaaattaaacTCAGCAAGTATCTGGGAAAGTCCCTTCCTGAAATTCGATCTTTGGAAGATGTAATCAGagaattgaacaaaatctTCAATAGTGATAGTGTCAACGTAGAACTTGTGCATTATGTGATCAAAAGTTACAAGAGTAATCCCGTGGAGTGGAAGAAGTTTGCCAAGTTTGATAGACTTAG ATATACAAGAAACCTTGTAGATGATGGGAATGGGAAGTACAACTTGATGTTGCTTTGTTGGGGGGAAGGTCAGGCGTCCGGAATCCACGATCATGCCAACTCGCActgtttcatgaaaatgcttcAAGGATCTCTGGAGGAAATCAGGTATTCTTGGCCTCAGAAAGAGGACTCTGAGTTAGAGGAGATAGGCAGGAGCAGACTCAATTTGAATGATCTGTGCTATATTAATG ATTCTTTAGGTTTACATCGTGTGGCAAACGTTTCCAGTTACGATACTGCCATAAGTTTACATCTATATTGTCCCCCTTACGACCGATGTACGATTTTCAATgagaagaatggaaaaaaggCTGCAGCCCAAGTCACTTTTTATTCCATGTTTGGAAAAAGGAATAAGAAG GAACCGGTTCAGATAAGTGCAATTCCAGAAAACAGTTAG
- the LOC136341569 gene encoding cysteine dioxygenase type 1 isoform X2 produces MSLMCFNNNDTQESNELFCEIKLSKYLGKSLPEIRSLEDVIRELNKIFNSDSVNVELVHYVIKSYKSNPVEWKKFAKFDRLRYTRNLVDDGNGKYNLMLLCWGEGQASGIHDHANSHCFMKMLQGSLEEIRYSWPQKEDSELEEIGRSRLNLNDLCYINGLHRVANVSSYDTAISLHLYCPPYDRCTIFNEKNGKKAAAQVTFYSMFGKRNKKEPVQISAIPENS; encoded by the exons ATGTCTTTAATGTGCTTCAATAATAACGATACACAGGAGAGCAATGAgcttttttgtgaaattaaacTCAGCAAGTATCTGGGAAAGTCCCTTCCTGAAATTCGATCTTTGGAAGATGTAATCAGagaattgaacaaaatctTCAATAGTGATAGTGTCAACGTAGAACTTGTGCATTATGTGATCAAAAGTTACAAGAGTAATCCCGTGGAGTGGAAGAAGTTTGCCAAGTTTGATAGACTTAG ATATACAAGAAACCTTGTAGATGATGGGAATGGGAAGTACAACTTGATGTTGCTTTGTTGGGGGGAAGGTCAGGCGTCCGGAATCCACGATCATGCCAACTCGCActgtttcatgaaaatgcttcAAGGATCTCTGGAGGAAATCAGGTATTCTTGGCCTCAGAAAGAGGACTCTGAGTTAGAGGAGATAGGCAGGAGCAGACTCAATTTGAATGATCTGTGCTATATTAATG GTTTACATCGTGTGGCAAACGTTTCCAGTTACGATACTGCCATAAGTTTACATCTATATTGTCCCCCTTACGACCGATGTACGATTTTCAATgagaagaatggaaaaaaggCTGCAGCCCAAGTCACTTTTTATTCCATGTTTGGAAAAAGGAATAAGAAG GAACCGGTTCAGATAAGTGCAATTCCAGAAAACAGTTAG
- the or gene encoding AP-3 complex subunit sigma-2, whose amino-acid sequence MIKAILVFNNHGKPRLSKFYQYFPEDMQQQIIKETFQLVSKRDDNVCNFLEGGSLIGGSDYKLIYRHYATLYFVFCVDSSESELGILDLIQVFVETLDKCFENVCELDLIFHVDKVHFILNELVMGGMVLETNMNEILTRIEDQNKLEKQEAGISAAPARAVSAVKNMNIPQQIKDIKLPDLPQAIKDLKF is encoded by the exons atgaTCAAAGCAATTCTCGTGTTCAACAACCATGGCAAACCTAGACTCTccaaattttatcaatactTT CCTGAAGACATGCAACAACAGATAATCAAAGAAACATTCCAACTAGTGTCGAAACGAGATGATAATGTTTGTAATTTTCTTGAAGGGGGAAG TCTTATAGGCGGAAGTGACTATAAACTAATCTATAGACATTATGCGACTCtctattttgtattttgtgtCGACTCATCTGAAAGTGAACTGGGAATATTAGACCTAATACAAGTCTTCGTTGAGACACTAGACAAGTGTTTTGAGAATGTGTGTGAATTAGATTTGATTTTCCATGTGGACAAAGTGCACTTTATCTTAAATGAGCTAGTCATGGGAGGGATGGTGTTGGAGACAAACATGAATGAAATTCTTACAAGAATAGAAGATCAGAATAAGTTGGAGAAACAAGAg GCTGGAATATCAGCAGCACCCGCCCGTGCAGTCTCTGCAGTTAAGAACATGAACATTCCACAGCAGATTAAGGACATTAAACTTCCAGACTTGCCTCAGGCCATCAAGGATCTCAAATTCTGA